A section of the Deltaproteobacteria bacterium genome encodes:
- a CDS encoding cyclic nucleotide-binding domain-containing protein, translating to MISTVEKVLFLKGVDLFKAIPGEELSEIAAITEEVEYAASQVIFREGDHGDAMYLIVDGSVKVHSGEQVFATLGLRQCFGEMSILDAQPRSATVTACDDLTLLKIKRDDFADILAEKPEISQAIIQVLTRRLRETNRR from the coding sequence GTGATCAGTACGGTAGAGAAAGTACTCTTTCTTAAAGGAGTCGACCTATTTAAGGCAATTCCTGGCGAAGAACTCTCAGAAATTGCTGCTATTACTGAGGAGGTGGAGTATGCCGCCTCGCAAGTCATTTTTCGTGAGGGTGATCATGGCGATGCTATGTATCTGATCGTAGATGGCAGTGTTAAAGTACACTCAGGAGAACAAGTATTCGCGACTCTTGGTTTACGCCAATGTTTTGGTGAAATGTCTATTCTTGATGCGCAGCCACGTTCAGCTACTGTCACAGCTTGTGATGACCTTACTCTACTAAAAATTAAACGCGATGATTTTGCTGATATTTTAGCAGAAAAACCTGAGATATCACAGGCAATTATTCAAGTACTAACCAGACGCCTGCGCGAAACAAATAGACGGTGA
- a CDS encoding carbohydrate ABC transporter substrate-binding protein, translating to MKKQLLANAILLTTVLALATCSKSSPQSAEEEQTTAVVTDETATSAEAKDNKIGGTVSVLGLWGGAELEIFNNLVKPFEERTGIKVEYEGTRDLDAVLTTRVEAGNPPDLAVLPNPGKMAELARSGKLIDLSSVIDMAKMKEAYAQSWIDLGSVDGKLVGIFTKASLKGLVWYNPQNLKEAAIEIPESFDKLIEVSKVIAKKGKKPWAIGVESGAASGWVGTDWIESILLGKYGAQKYVEWYKGKLAWTSDEMKSVFKMWGQIVTDKKMVYGGKKYILATNFGEAFIPVFKSPSKAMFHFQAAFIQSFIQKQFADLKPGSDYNFFALPPADPQNANAIEIAGDLFGMLKQTPQAAAFIEYMTSPKAQSFWVKAANGISPNKQVSLDDYPDPLSKHAAEIMTKAEATVFDASDMMPGKMNNEFWSAILHYIEKPAKLNSILESLEKVRKEVYKQ from the coding sequence ATGAAAAAACAATTACTCGCAAACGCAATTTTACTGACGACAGTGCTGGCTTTAGCCACGTGCTCAAAATCTTCACCACAATCAGCAGAAGAGGAACAGACGACTGCTGTTGTTACTGATGAAACGGCAACTTCCGCCGAAGCAAAAGATAATAAAATTGGTGGAACAGTGTCTGTTCTTGGTTTATGGGGCGGTGCTGAATTAGAAATTTTTAACAATCTAGTTAAACCATTTGAAGAACGCACAGGTATAAAAGTTGAATACGAAGGCACTCGTGACCTTGATGCCGTGTTAACCACTCGTGTTGAAGCAGGTAATCCGCCTGATCTGGCTGTATTGCCAAACCCCGGAAAAATGGCTGAACTCGCACGTAGCGGTAAACTTATCGATCTTAGTAGTGTTATCGATATGGCTAAAATGAAAGAAGCTTATGCTCAGAGTTGGATAGATTTAGGTAGTGTTGATGGCAAACTTGTCGGTATTTTTACTAAAGCTTCACTTAAAGGCCTGGTTTGGTACAACCCCCAAAATCTAAAAGAGGCTGCTATTGAAATACCCGAAAGTTTTGACAAACTTATCGAAGTATCAAAAGTCATTGCTAAAAAAGGCAAAAAACCTTGGGCAATTGGTGTTGAAAGCGGCGCTGCTAGTGGTTGGGTTGGTACAGACTGGATTGAGAGTATTCTACTAGGCAAGTATGGAGCACAAAAATATGTAGAGTGGTATAAAGGCAAACTCGCGTGGACCAGTGACGAGATGAAATCTGTTTTTAAAATGTGGGGCCAAATCGTAACCGATAAAAAGATGGTATATGGTGGCAAAAAATATATTCTTGCCACTAACTTTGGTGAAGCTTTTATTCCAGTATTTAAATCACCCTCAAAGGCCATGTTTCACTTTCAAGCAGCTTTTATTCAAAGCTTTATTCAAAAACAATTTGCTGATCTAAAACCTGGCAGTGATTACAATTTCTTTGCACTGCCACCGGCTGATCCGCAAAATGCGAATGCTATCGAAATTGCCGGCGATCTTTTTGGTATGCTCAAACAAACACCACAAGCTGCAGCGTTTATTGAATATATGACTTCTCCAAAAGCACAATCATTCTGGGTAAAAGCAGCAAATGGTATTTCACCTAATAAACAAGTTTCATTAGATGACTATCCAGATCCTTTAAGCAAACATGCAGCAGAAATAATGACCAAAGCTGAAGCTACAGTCTTTGATGCATCCGATATGATGCCAGGTAAGATGAATAATGAATTCTGGTCTGCCATTTTACACTACATAGAAAAACCCGCAAAACTTAATAGTATTCTTGAAAGCCTCGAAAAAGTACGCAAAGAAGTATACAAACAATAA
- a CDS encoding uracil-DNA glycosylase, with the protein MMNGINDFAAALRDFLTFQGELGLIGLDVSADLTQPTELAAISKEIENCTKCKLFQHRTHIVFGTGNPKSRLLFLGEGPGRDEDLQGEPFVGAAGQLLNRMIFAMGLKRSEVYIANIVKCRPPNNRDPEPDEIAACLGFLQAQIRAIQPETIILLGRVAAQTILGESTPISRLRGIWREYQGVSVMPTFHPAYLLRNPTDKRLAWHDLQLVMKRLNLGLPG; encoded by the coding sequence ATGATGAATGGAATAAATGATTTTGCCGCAGCATTACGTGATTTTCTCACGTTTCAAGGGGAGCTTGGCTTAATAGGATTAGATGTCTCAGCAGACCTTACACAACCAACCGAATTAGCAGCGATATCTAAAGAGATTGAAAACTGTACAAAATGCAAACTTTTTCAGCATAGAACTCATATTGTTTTTGGTACGGGAAATCCCAAATCCCGCTTGCTTTTTTTAGGTGAGGGCCCTGGACGGGACGAGGATTTGCAAGGTGAGCCTTTCGTAGGAGCTGCCGGGCAATTGCTTAATCGTATGATTTTTGCAATGGGCTTAAAACGTTCAGAAGTTTATATCGCTAATATTGTCAAATGTCGTCCTCCAAATAATCGTGATCCTGAACCTGATGAAATTGCAGCTTGTTTAGGATTTTTGCAGGCGCAAATAAGAGCAATACAACCAGAAACGATCATATTGCTTGGCCGCGTTGCGGCTCAAACAATTTTAGGCGAATCGACGCCAATTAGTCGTTTACGCGGTATTTGGCGCGAATATCAAGGTGTTTCAGTAATGCCAACCTTTCATCCCGCCTATTTATTACGTAATCCTACCGATAAACGTTTGGCTTGGCATGATTTACAATTAGTAATGAAACGTTTGAATCTTGGACTTCCTGGTTGA
- a CDS encoding TonB family protein produces MRLCSFILITLLAALKAYAAIEPQGPLPEVPKATEAQPTPVLTKAPELLTFIKAEYPPEFLASGKSGEVLLFIDINEEGLVDNVEIQSASEPAFGDAAMSAATNFVFSPAEVDGKPAAIRIEYRYTFVPELPKEKKPQAEKPAEPQPITFSGTVREAGLRKPIAGAVVEIDGKPVAETDAEGKFAVRGLLPGKYKVRALSRNHRPYETNAEITANERLELSLYLVRQSGDPFETVVRTHSPRKEVARVELQRKEVERVPGTFGDPVRVLENLPGLARVPGGLGGALLVRGTPPADTATFIDGVQVPLLYHFLGLTSVINPEFLETIDFYPGGFGAQYGRATAGIANVKSRSIICDDWHGVGEISAMQLKAYVCVPAGSWSLAVAGRRSFIDFFLQSIIDSTSSNEPGQGSYTVSPVFWDYQLKASRRQDNHAIDIFAFGSNDRLKLYQSGSAEDVNVNFGMHLAFHRLLLRDRWQIDEQTTLTTSLTPGIEYQNFIITSDTGADSNQKIYIYSLEFRVDFQHKLNEKLVLNAGIDHQFGQGKVDLEFPFTTDLRRYPSPVFDYTKNQSYTSDGYGYHQGYWIEGVAMPLAELKLTGGLRFDRYDYYHTQAFMLQPRLSTRYEVRKGTTLKAAYGMYEKLPGPEYLQPKFGNPNLKPEQSHHFIVGFEHEFTDLINIDVQTYYNLRRNLRSPTPLVKYDNGKAIPQIWDNAGSGRAYGLEILLRKLATADGTFYGWVSYTLSRSLERERDKPVTTASGTSTTYRDDDFATKEHLVFFDQTHILTIVGQWTLPWGFEAGFRFRLTSGNPYTPLNSGRANWDADANVYRLNTSTLKRLSQRMPTFTQLDIRIDKNFIFDLWKLSVFLEVINAYNTKNVESYLYDYRYRERAAFSFLPVVPLIGVRGEF; encoded by the coding sequence GTGAGGCTTTGCTCATTTATTTTAATCACTTTATTAGCAGCATTAAAAGCATACGCTGCAATTGAACCACAGGGACCATTGCCTGAAGTTCCTAAAGCTACAGAAGCTCAACCCACTCCTGTTCTTACTAAAGCACCAGAGTTACTGACATTTATTAAAGCTGAATATCCCCCTGAATTTTTAGCTAGTGGTAAATCTGGGGAAGTACTCTTATTTATTGATATCAATGAAGAAGGTCTCGTTGATAATGTAGAAATACAATCTGCCAGTGAACCGGCCTTTGGTGATGCGGCAATGTCAGCGGCTACAAATTTTGTATTCTCTCCCGCTGAAGTTGATGGCAAACCAGCAGCTATTCGTATTGAGTATCGCTATACATTTGTTCCGGAACTCCCTAAAGAAAAAAAACCACAAGCTGAAAAACCCGCAGAGCCGCAACCAATTACATTCTCTGGTACAGTACGTGAAGCTGGGTTGCGCAAACCTATTGCAGGTGCAGTAGTAGAAATTGATGGTAAACCGGTGGCAGAAACTGACGCAGAAGGTAAGTTCGCGGTACGTGGCTTGCTACCTGGCAAATACAAAGTACGTGCTCTGAGTCGTAATCATCGTCCCTATGAAACTAATGCAGAAATTACGGCTAACGAACGCCTTGAACTATCACTTTACTTAGTAAGACAGTCAGGTGACCCATTTGAAACTGTGGTACGCACTCACAGCCCACGCAAAGAAGTTGCACGGGTAGAACTACAACGCAAAGAAGTTGAGAGAGTACCAGGAACATTTGGTGATCCTGTACGAGTACTCGAAAACTTGCCAGGACTAGCTCGTGTACCAGGTGGTCTTGGTGGTGCACTTTTAGTGCGTGGCACACCGCCTGCTGATACTGCAACCTTTATTGATGGCGTTCAAGTACCTTTGCTCTATCACTTTTTAGGGTTAACCTCAGTTATCAATCCAGAATTTCTTGAAACGATTGATTTTTATCCTGGTGGTTTCGGGGCTCAGTACGGTCGGGCAACTGCAGGTATTGCTAATGTAAAAAGCCGCAGCATCATTTGTGATGATTGGCATGGCGTTGGTGAAATTAGTGCTATGCAATTGAAAGCTTATGTCTGTGTACCCGCTGGAAGTTGGTCTTTAGCAGTGGCTGGGCGTCGTTCATTTATTGATTTCTTTCTACAATCTATAATCGATAGCACCTCATCAAATGAACCCGGGCAAGGTAGTTATACCGTTTCCCCGGTTTTTTGGGATTATCAATTAAAAGCGAGCCGTCGCCAAGATAATCATGCTATTGATATATTTGCTTTTGGCTCAAACGACCGCCTAAAACTATACCAAAGCGGATCTGCCGAAGACGTTAATGTCAATTTTGGTATGCATTTAGCTTTTCATCGGTTACTTTTACGCGACCGTTGGCAAATTGATGAACAAACTACATTAACAACATCATTAACCCCAGGTATTGAATACCAAAATTTTATAATAACTTCCGATACTGGTGCTGATAGCAATCAAAAAATCTATATCTATTCATTAGAATTTCGTGTTGACTTTCAACATAAGCTAAACGAAAAACTCGTTTTAAATGCAGGCATTGATCATCAATTTGGACAAGGCAAAGTTGATTTAGAATTTCCGTTCACTACTGATTTACGCCGCTATCCTAGTCCAGTATTTGATTACACTAAAAATCAGTCTTATACCTCAGATGGTTATGGCTATCATCAAGGTTACTGGATAGAAGGTGTTGCCATGCCACTAGCTGAACTTAAATTAACTGGTGGATTACGGTTTGATCGTTATGATTATTATCATACCCAGGCTTTTATGTTGCAACCGCGCTTAAGCACACGCTATGAAGTTCGCAAAGGCACAACACTAAAAGCAGCATATGGTATGTACGAAAAACTTCCTGGGCCTGAATATCTGCAACCAAAATTTGGCAATCCAAATTTAAAACCAGAGCAATCGCATCATTTCATTGTAGGTTTTGAACATGAATTTACCGATTTAATAAATATTGATGTGCAAACTTATTATAATTTACGGCGTAACCTGCGCTCCCCTACTCCCTTGGTTAAATATGATAACGGTAAAGCAATTCCACAAATTTGGGATAATGCTGGCAGTGGGCGTGCTTACGGTCTTGAAATTTTACTACGTAAATTGGCAACTGCCGATGGAACATTTTATGGATGGGTATCTTATACACTCTCACGCTCTTTAGAACGTGAACGAGATAAACCTGTAACAACAGCATCAGGTACATCAACTACATATCGCGATGATGATTTTGCTACTAAAGAGCATTTGGTATTTTTTGATCAGACTCACATTCTGACCATTGTTGGTCAATGGACATTACCTTGGGGATTTGAAGCAGGTTTTCGTTTTCGTCTAACTTCAGGTAATCCTTATACCCCGCTTAATTCTGGTAGAGCTAATTGGGATGCTGATGCAAATGTCTATCGCCTTAATACTTCAACACTTAAACGTTTATCACAGCGTATGCCTACATTTACTCAATTAGATATTCGCATCGACAAAAATTTTATATTCGACCTCTGGAAATTGTCAGTATTTTTAGAAGTCATAAATGCTTACAACACAAAAAATGTTGAATCTTATCTTTATGATTATCGTTATCGTGAGCGTGCCGCTTTTAGTTTCTTACCGGTAGTACCGCTTATTGGCGTAAGGGGAGAATTCTAA